One Trichormus variabilis 0441 genomic window, ATTTGTGCTTCTTTGCGCCCTGAAGTTTCGCAAGCTCGCATTTCTCGTGTAATTGTTGCTACATCAGACCGCGCACAACAGTTGACAGTACAGGGATACGGGGCTGAATGGTTATCAGCATATCAACTGTGCGGCGAAGTAGAAACTACAGTGTGTAGGATGCGGCAAAAGTATCAATCTCGTAAACAATCTAAAAGCAGGTTTCTCGCCAGCACCATTGATCCTCAAGCGCGTCAAAAGCTAGCTGAACTACGAATGGGGATTTAAGTAAATATTACCATCTAAAAGCCTCTAGTGTCATTCTAGAGAAGGTTTTGGCTGGAATAATCTAGACAATAAAGCTACTGGAAAATTTTTTTTGCAAAAGTACTTGCCATATCCTATCGACTACGCTACTATTATAAATCGTGAGAGCAACGTTCCTCAGTAGCTCAGCGGTAGAGCGATCGACTGTTAATCGATTGGTCACTGGTTCGAATCCAGTCTGGGGAGTTTAACAATAGAGAAAGCAAATGGTAGAAAATGAAGCGAGAGAAGTAAAGCTTCGATAAGCTACTCAATGTGTTTCTGCAATTTTGGTCACTGGATTAATCTGTGGTTCTCCTGAATCATGGCTCTTATGGTACCTGTCCTGAGACATTATTGGCGGCACAGGACAGAGATTGCAGTGGGCTAAGCCCCGCCTTTGGCGATCGCAATTGGAACGAAAACCACTGCGATTTTTTAGAAGGGCGAGATTTTTTGTCCATACACGACGAATTGTTTGATAACTTTGGTATTCAGGTACAGGTAGTTCCCTAGACAGAATCACCACGATTGTTAATTAGGATTTCAGCACTGATTTACAATCATATGGAGCAGGATAAATATTCAGCGCGGCGCTCGGAGAATTGTCAAACAACTAAATTAAGTCTGTAGGGCGATCGTTGGTGATTAACTGAACTTGGTATAATAGTTTTGTACAACAACAATTAGTCCAAAAAGCGACAACTTCGAGCAATCAAAGAGGCTCTTTGAATGGAAATGACCCTTCAACGTCAACCGGATATTAACCTGTCATAGTTGTTGACTGTTGACAGACTTGAAAGCCTTTTATTGTCAGGGTTTTATCTTAGCTTGATGTCCTAATCTATCTGGCTACAGCTATAACAGGGGAATAATATGAAAAATATTGTGCAGAAAATATTTTCCGGTTTAGCTACACCTATAAAAATTTCTCTAGCAGTTTTGCTGTTAAGTACACCAGCAGTAGCTAACGAAAATTCTCAGATTACTGGTGGTTTAATTCCTAGAGAACCAAACTTCTTTAAACAGGGAAGGGATCTGTTTGATAGAGAAATCTACCGTTTACTCACAACAAATCGACAGACTCAAGAAGCCGTTCTCAAGATTCCCCATCAGTTATCAATTCAAGAACAATTATTTCCCTTGGAAAAGCCCCAACCCTTACCAAGTAATTATAATAGTCCTAAAACAAATAAATGACTTTAGTTGGTTATATGAGAAGTTATTGTGGGAATTGGAGATCATTAGCGACACTGTCCAAGTTTTGTTCTGAACTTTGTCTAACTTCTGTAGAAATATTTTAAGTTACTTCCAGACCAAAAATATTCAAAATGTGCGGTGCGTCAGTAAGATAGAACCTAACTATAAGAAGTAAGTTAATTTTTGATGGGTGCGGCTTTCTATCGAGAGTGTTGTGTGAATTTTGTCTTGTAAAAACAATGGGTAATTGTTCAATATCAATTACCCATTGTTATATCAAATATTCAAACTTTTACCAATTAGATATCTAAATCTGTGAGGTTAAGCTTAGAACCGTAGGTTTCAATAAATTCGCGTCTAGGTGCAACCCGATCGCCCATTAAAATTGTAAAGATGCGATCGGCTTCTGCGGCATCTTCAATTTCGACTCGCTTGAGGGTACGGGTTTCTGGGTTCATGGTGGTTGTCCAGAGTTGTTCTGGCATCATTTCACCCAAACCTTTGAATCGTTGGATGGTGTAGTTGGCATTTGCGGGAAATTTGGCGATCGCTTGTTGTAGATCACGCTCGCTATAGCAATACTCATAATTGCGTCCCCGTTCTACTTTATATAATGGGGGACAAGCAATATAAATGAAACCTTGTTCGATGAGCGCTCGTTGGTATCTATAAAAGAAGGTCAATATTAATGTGCGAATGTGCGCTCCATCTACGTCAGCATCGGTCATGATGATGATGCGGTGATAGCGTAGTTGGGTGGAGTCGAATTCTTCACCTTTGACACCTAAACCCAGGGCAGTAATTAACGCCTGAATTTCATTATTTTTATAGATTTTGGAATCGTCTGTTTTTTCGATGTTAAGGATTTTACCACGTAGAGGGAGGATAGCTTGGGTGCGGCGATCGCGTCCTTGTTTGGCGCTACCACCGGCTGAGTCACCTTCCACAATGTAAATCTCAGATTCGCTGGGGTCGCGGGAACTACAATCTGCTAATTTACCGGGTAATGGAGAAGATTCTAGTACTGATTTACGTCGGACTAACTCCCGTGCGTGACGTGCTGCTTCTGCGGCTTTGAAAGCTTGGATGGCTTTATCTAGAATTGCGTCAGCGATACCAGGGTGAAATTCTAAGTACTCGGTGAGGACTTCGCCTACTAAAGAGTCAACAATACCTCGGACTTCGGTGTTACCTAGTTTGGTTTTGGTTTGTCCTTCAAATTCTGGGTCTGGGACTTTGACGGAAATTACTGCTGTTAAACCTTCGCGGACGTGTTCACCACTGAGGTTTGCTTCATTTTCTTTAATTTTATTGCGCTTGCGGGCGATCGTGTTGAGTGTCCGAGTTAGAACCGCCTTTAAACCTTCTAAGTGTGTACCGCCATCTATGGTGCGGATATTATTGGCGAAACCCAGTACATTGTCTGTGTAAGCATCAGTACACCACTGCAAGGAAACTTCTATTTGTACGTTGTTACGCTCTCCCTGCACATAGATGATTTCTTCATGTAGTGGTTGCTTATCACGGTTCATGTAAGCAATGTACTCTTTGATACCACCTTTATATTCGTAGCTTTCTACTTTAGGTGTATCACTTTTTAGTAGTTCCAAACGATTGTCGGTGAAAGTGATTTTCACTCCTGCATTCAGATACGCTAACTCGCGCAGGCGACTTGAGAGGGTGATGTAATCAAATTCAATACTATTAGTAAAGATTTGACTATCTGGTTTGAAACTGACAGATGTTCCTGTTCTTGCTTCCTTATAGGGCTTTGCTATGAGTTCAGTAACAGGGATACCACGTTCATAACGTTGAATATGAACTTTTTTATCTCGCCAGACTGTAACTTCAACAACTTCTGACAAGGCATTAACTACGGAAATACCAACCCCGTGCAAGCCTCCAGAAACTTTGTAACCACCACCGCCAAACTTACCCCCAGCGTGCAGTACCGTCATCACTGTTTCTAAAGCTGATTTTCCCGTCCGCGAGTGAGTATCCGTAGGAATACCGCGACCATCATCTGTAACAGTCACGGAACCATCAGCATTGATATCCACCTCTATATGAGTGCAGTAACCTGCCAATGCTTCGTCAATAGAGTTGTCTACCACCTCATAAACTAGATGGTGGAGTCCTCGCGGCCCGGTAGAACCGATGTACATCCCCGGTCGTTTACGGACGGCTTCCAGACCTTCCAGAACTTGAATCTGATCGGCACTGTAACTGCTCGTCATGAATATTCTCCTGATGCGTGGGGTTGAAATCGCCCAAAGGCTAAAAAGTCAAATCACTCCAAAATTCTAACACAAAAGCCTTAAAGGCGACTGTAGGGCATTTTTGTGAGAAGTTTATATAGGGGATGTAACCCCATAAGTTTTTTGAATTAATCGCCTTACTATTGCAAATTTCACCGATTTATAACATACTCAACAAGTTTTGAGTAGAAGAGATTAAGACTTTGTAGTGTTTAGTCTCCGAACAAAATTTCACCTATCGTCTGTTAAATCGCTCAAAATCTAAAAAGAGCAAAATGCTTAAGAATTTTAGCACAAAAGCGTTGATGGGAAGCAGGGGAGTAGGGGAAAACTATTGACAACTGATAACTGACCAATGACTAAATTAATCGTAATTTGTGGAGCTACGGCGACGGGTAAATCTGGTTTGGCTTTGAACTTAGCCATGCGGTTGGGTTCTGTGATTTTGAGTGCTGATTCTCGTCAAGTGTATCGTGAATTTGATATTGGTACAGCGAAGCCAACGCTGGCAGAACAAAAAGCCGTTCCTCATTATCTAATAGATATCTGCACTCCCAGAGAAACGATGACAGTTGCAGATTATCAAGAACAGGCACAAGCACTAATTAATTCTCTGCCAGTTTCGCCGTTATTGTTAGTGGGAGGTACTGGTTTATATATACGTTCTATTGTGCAGGGGATGAAGATCCCCAGGGTTGCGCCGAATTATGAATTGCGATCGCAACTCGAATCTTTAGGTCAAACTACACTCTACGGCATATTACAACAAGTTGATCCCGTTGCGGCTCAAAAGATTCATCCCCATGATCCTGTACGGACTTTACGGGCAGTAGAAGTATTTTACGTTACTGGCATTCCCATATCGGCACAGCAAGGAGAAAATCCCCCAGATTACCCTATTTTACAAATTGGATTAGATTGTGAAATGGAAAGATTGAGTGAGCGCATTCACAAACGCACTGAACAAATGATAGCAGATGGCTTAGTTGGAGAAGTTGAATATCTGTGCCAAAAATATGGTGCTGATTTACCCTTGTTAAATACTTTAGGATATCAAGAAATTAAGCAATATTTAGCTGGAGAAATTTCCTTAGAAGCAGCCAAAGAATTAATCGTACTGCATACAAGACAATTTGCCAAACGCCAACGCACCTGGTTTAGAGCCTATCCCCAAATTGAGTGGTTTAATGCAGATGATGCTGATTTATTAGATATTGTTTGGCAGCGCATACAACAGTAGAGAAATTTGATCAAATGCCTCTAAATGATACAGTTACAAATCCAAAGACCCTCTTAGTTATTTACCTACAAAAACTGAGTAAGCTGTGCCAAAATCTACAAATAGAGGACTGTAGAACAGCATCATGATTGGATACATACTGCGGCGGCGTTATAAAATTATCAAACAATTAGGCTCAGGTGGGTTTGGCGAAACTTATTTGGCTGAATACCCGCAGGATCTACCAGTCAGCCCACAGTACAAATGTGTTGTCAAGCGACTTACTAGACCCCAGACTCCAGACTTAGATACAGAAGAAAGGTTTAAGAGGGAAGCAGCTATATTATTCAGGTTGGGTAAGGAACATAACCAAATTCCTGAACTGTATGATTTCTTTGAGGAAAATAGAGAATTTTATCTTGTTCAAGAATATATTGATGGACATGATTTGAGTTACGAAATGGAACAAGGTAAACCGTGGAGTGAGGCTGATGTAATTCAACTTTTGCAAGAAATTCTAGAGGTGCTAGATTTTGTTCATCAAAATAATGTGATCCACCGTGATATCAAACCATTAAATTTGATGCGGCGGTATTCAGATAATAAAATTGTCCTCATTGACTTTGGAATTGTCAAAGAAATAAGTGCTTTAGGCGTAAATGCTCAAGGAAAAATCAGCAGTACAGTTCCAATTGGTACTCGTGGTTATATGCCAAGTGAGCAATTTCATGGTCATCCTAAATTATGTAGTGATATTTATGCGGTAGGAATGACTGCAATTCAAGCGTTAACTGGTTTGCCACCACAAGAACTACACATAGATCCTGATAAATTAGAAGTTATATGGCGAGAAAAAGCTCAAGTAAGCAACATACTGGCAGATATTTTGACTAAAATGGTGCGTTATCATTCCAAGCTGCGATACACAGATGCAAGTGCGGTATTGGAAGCCTTAAAACAGACTCAGTTTAGTTTACAAACATCTGCCAACTCACCAAAATTAAAAGTTTCAAACCAATCTCAGTTATTACTATTGTTATTAAAACCAATTCAGATTGCAGACAAATATGGTTATATTGACCAGTCTGGACAGGTTATTATTCAACCCCAGTTTAATGAAGCTCATAATTTTGCCGAAGAGTTGGCGTGTGTCCAGTTTGATAATAAGAAATATGGGTATATCGACTTGAGTGGACGGGTAGTGATAGAGGCACAATTTCATGAAGCTTGGAGTTTTTCTGAAGGGCTAGCAGTAGTCCAGATTGGAGATAAATATGGATACATAGATAAAAATGGAACGCTAGTCATCCAAGCTCAGTTTGATTATGCTCACGACTTCCGTAACGGGAGAGCAATGGTTGAAATTGGAAAACAAAAGTACCATATCAATAAAATGGGAAACTTTATTAAAATTATTGGTATGCTATTTCAAAATCAAATGAAGTAACCCAGAGTTACTTTAATAAAAGATGTGACTATATGGGAATAAACAGCTATTTCAAAGTATTTGTGCTATTTTGCGCCTAGTTAAAAAAGTAACAATATAAATAACAAAAATATGTTCACCTTTTCTCAACCGATTAAACTGCTTACTTAGAATCAGTGCGATCGCCTCTTCACCCCCTGAAACTGCTATTCTTGCAACAATAGTAATTAAACTCCTCCACCAGTCTGTTAAATAAAAATCTATGCTTACCCAAGACCAAGATCAGAAACAACGTAACTGGAAACCCATTATCAAAGCATTCGAGGCTGTCCTGGGTACAAATGGCGTAGTCCAACGCCGTGAGGAACTTATCACTTATGAGTGTGATGGTTTAACTAGCTATCGCCAACGTCCGGCTGTGGCGGTGTTACCTAGAACGACAGAACAAGTGGCGGCGGTAGTTAAAATCTGTAACCAGTATGCTGTACCCTTCATTGCGCGGGGTTCTGGTACTGGTTTATCTGGTGGTGCTTTACCATCGGAAGATTCAGTTTTAATTGTTACTTCTTTAATGCGGCAAATTCTGAATGTTGATTTAGATAATCAGCGCATAGTTGTACAACCAGGAGTAATTAACAGTTGGGTGACACAAACTGTTAGTGGTGCGGGATTTTATTATGCGCCAGACCCTTCTAGTCAAATTATCTGTTCAATTGGGGGTAACGTTGCGGAAAACTCTGGCGGGGTACATTGTCTAAAATATGGTGTCACAACAAACCACGTTTTGGGTTTGAAAATCGTCACACCTGAAGGGGAAATAGTTGATTTAGGTGGACAAATTCCTGAAGCCCCTGGTTATGACTTAACTGGTATATTTGTCGGTTCGGAAGGTACTTTAGGGATTGCTACAGAAATTACTTTGCGGATTCTCAAAAGTGCAGAATCAATCTGTGTATTATTAGCAGACTTTACCAGTGTGGAAGCGGCTGGGGCGACTGTTTCTGATATCATCAGCGCGGGGATAATTCCTGGTGGGATGGAAATGATGGATAACGTTAGTATTAATGCAGTGGAAGATGTTGTCGCCACTAATTGTTATCCGCGTGATGCCACAGCGATTTTGTTAGTAGAAATTGATGGTTTAGATGTCGAAGTTGCCGTGAATAAACAACGGGTGACTGACATTTGTCAACAAAATGGGGCGCGTAGTGTGACTTCTGCTAGTGACCCAGAAACTAGATTGAAATTATGGAAAGGGCGTAAGGCGGCTTTTGCTGCGGCTGGTCATTTAAGCCCAGATTATTATGTGCAGGATGGTGTCATTCCTCGGACTCAGTTACCTTATGTATTGCAGGAAATTGAGGCATTGAGTCAAAAATTTGGGTATCCAATTGCCAATGTTTTTCATGCTGGTGATGGTAATCTGCATCCATTGATTCTATTTGATAATTCCATTTCTGGTGCATTAGAGAAAGTCGAAGAATTGGGAGGAGAAATTCTCAAACTTTGTGTGAGAGTCGGGGGTAGTATTTCTGGAGAACATGGTATTGGGGCAGATAAAAAATGTTATATGCCTGATATGTTTAGTGATGTTGATTTAGAAACAATGCAGTGGATCAGACAAGTATTTAATCCCCAAGGTTTGGCTAATCCTGGAAAGATATTCCCCACACCGCGCACTTGTGGCGAAGCTGCAAATGCTATTAAAAATCAACATTTTGAAGGAGTAGAAAGATTTTAATACTCATCAATTAACAACAAAAATATTTATTTGTAGTAAGGGCTAAAGCCCTTATTTTTTTAAAGAACTTGAAAAAATAAGATTTCATGTGTAAAACAATACAATTAAACAATATTTATAATATACTGACTCTATTGAGCCGCCATATTTATCTATGTACTTTGATTGGAAGAAAGATAAGCTTTACTTTTTTTGGATACTAGGAACTACTATAGGCCTAGTTGCTGGATTAATTTCTGCCCTTTTTTCTAGTGTTGCTATCTATAATCTCCCTCTTGTGGGTGCTAGCAAAGGACTGATAAACTTTTTGTCTAGTGCGATCGCAGGATTAATTCTAGGCTTCTGTCAAGGTATAGCTTTAGCAAAGTTATTAAAGCATCAGGAATTATCTACAAATATTCGTCGGCTTACTATTAAATGGATTCTGGCAACAACTATTGCATTTTCTCTAGGTGGTCAAGTCACCAGTCTATGGACTAATTTAGATGGTACTTTAACGCCTCAGATGTTAGTTTTTAAGCTATCTCTAATCCTATTTCTCATCGGACTTGCTCAAGGAATAGTCATGCAGTGGTCTATCAAAAAAATTTCCCAATGGTTACTTATCCATATTCTCAGCATTTTAGCTAGCGTTTTAGTCGGTGTATTTCTGTTTTTTCTCACAATTTCAATTGGCGGAGGGTTAAGTGGTGGTGGTTTAGGAGTTTTAGTTTACGCATTTCTGATTGCACCTTTATTAATTAGTGTATCTACAGGAATCATTTATGGTTCTATAACTATTCTATTTTTACCAAATTTATTAAAAAATGATATTTAACACCATTTTCTTTGTAATCTATGGAATTTTTGGCAATCAAGCAAGCTGATCACTAATTAATATACAGCATTCCTATTTGATTTGTGAAAATCAAGAGGATCAGATATCCGACTTCTTTAAGAAGTCGGATATATTTTGGTTCACGAATGATTTAGGATTGCTATAGTTTGAATTATTGATATATAGATGACGTTATTCATCAAGAGTTTGAGGGTATACTAACTTATTCCGTAATTCTTATCCCCTCTTCCCGGCGAAGTTAGACTTTCTCATGACTCGGTTGGCAAAATTGTTTTTTTCGTACTTACTGTTTATACAATTAATATTGTATTTAACAGGATTATCTATCCCTTCATTTTCTAATTATGAACAAAAAAGCAATCTACCGACTACAACAGAAATTCGTGGAGTTTGGCTGACTAATGTTGCTAGCGGTGTACTTTTTGTACCCTGGGGTATTAATCGTGCTATTGACCAACTATCTGCACTAAACTTTAATACAATTTATCCTGTAGTTTGGAACAGGGGCTATACCTTTTATAAAAGTGGTACAGCTAAATCTGTTACGGGTGCTGATACTCAACCGCTGCTGAATTTTGTCCACGGGGGACAGGATGTTTTAGCAAAGATAGTTGCACTTGCTAAACCGAAAAATTTAAGCGTTATTCCCTGGTTTGAATATGGTTTTATGGCACCGCCCGATTCAGTGATAGCAAAACGACATCCTGAGTGGTTAACAAACGGTCAAGGTGGAGTCGTATCTATTAGTGAAATGTTACCAGAAGAAAGCGACACCGACCCTACAAATAAGTTAGTTTGGCTCAATCCTTTACACCCAGAGGTACAGCAGTTTATCCTATCGCTAATTACAGAAGTTGTTACTAATTATCATATTGATGGCATTCAAATTGATGATCATTTTGGAATGCCAGTACAGTTTGGCTATGATCCATATACAACTGAACTTTATCAAAAAGAACATCAAGGTAAAAGCCCCCCTCGCAATCATTTTGATGGGGAGTGGATGAAGTGGCGTGCTAACAAGATCACTCGTTTCATGACACAAGTTTCTCAAGTAGTGAAAGAGATTAAACCCAATGTTAAGGTATCTCTTTCTCCTAATTCGCAAGCTTTTGCTTACAGGTATTATTTGCAAGATTGGGCAAGTTGGATAAAAACAGGTTTAGTGGATGAATTGATTTTGCAGGTGTATCGCAATGATAAAAGTAGCTTTGTGTACGAATTAGAACAGCCTGCTGTCAAGCTTGCGCGTACTCAAATTCCCGTAGCGATTGGCATATCCACAGGAACTTTGCGAAGTCCTGTTAAGATTGAGCAAATTAGAGAACAAGTACAAGCTGTACGCGATCGCTCTTTTTTTGGTATCTCTTTCTTTTACTGGGAAAGTCTGTGGGGTTACATCACCCCAGAATCACCCCCATACCGCCGTCAAATATTTCAACAAATGTTTACTGCTAAAGCCGCTAGGCCATTAGCACCAGTGAGGGAAAGCAAAAGGCAGGGTGAAGGGTAAAACGGCTCTTTCCTTGTCCCTAATCCCCAATTATCCCCATGAAAACACCGTTAAAATTTATCTTGCTGTGGACTATAGCTACTTTTGGTGGGTTTTTGGGTAGTTTGTTTTGGGTGGAAGTGGGGGAACAGTCAGAGATTGGCCTTGTACAAGCTGCTATTGGTGGATTAGCGATCGCCTTACCTCAAAGTTTAATTCTGCGAGAAAATATCTCTATATTCAAGTGGGTTTGTTTCACCTTGGTTGCTTGGGTATTAATTACAGCTATCGGTGTCGGCGCAATTGGTTGGGTTGTACCCTCTGGGGAAATTCTCCCTCTACGCCTCCTGTATGGGGCAAAAATCGGTGTTGTTGGCGGTCTGGCTTTGGGAATAGCCCAATGTTTGGCAATTCGTCAGCCAATCTTATGGACTTGGCAATGGATATTAGTTAATTCTTTTAGTTGGGCGATCGCTATCCCCATAGGTACTACTATAGGGTTTATCCTCTGCCGCCTCACTCACTTGTTTTTAGGTGAAGTCGCCGGATTAGCTATGACTTGGCTTGTAGTAGCCATCCTCACAGGTATTAACGCCTATAAGTTGGATAGGGGTGTAGGGGTTTAAAACTCTTACACCCTCACACCCTCACACCCTTACACCC contains:
- the gyrB gene encoding DNA topoisomerase (ATP-hydrolyzing) subunit B — its product is MTSSYSADQIQVLEGLEAVRKRPGMYIGSTGPRGLHHLVYEVVDNSIDEALAGYCTHIEVDINADGSVTVTDDGRGIPTDTHSRTGKSALETVMTVLHAGGKFGGGGYKVSGGLHGVGISVVNALSEVVEVTVWRDKKVHIQRYERGIPVTELIAKPYKEARTGTSVSFKPDSQIFTNSIEFDYITLSSRLRELAYLNAGVKITFTDNRLELLKSDTPKVESYEYKGGIKEYIAYMNRDKQPLHEEIIYVQGERNNVQIEVSLQWCTDAYTDNVLGFANNIRTIDGGTHLEGLKAVLTRTLNTIARKRNKIKENEANLSGEHVREGLTAVISVKVPDPEFEGQTKTKLGNTEVRGIVDSLVGEVLTEYLEFHPGIADAILDKAIQAFKAAEAARHARELVRRKSVLESSPLPGKLADCSSRDPSESEIYIVEGDSAGGSAKQGRDRRTQAILPLRGKILNIEKTDDSKIYKNNEIQALITALGLGVKGEEFDSTQLRYHRIIIMTDADVDGAHIRTLILTFFYRYQRALIEQGFIYIACPPLYKVERGRNYEYCYSERDLQQAIAKFPANANYTIQRFKGLGEMMPEQLWTTTMNPETRTLKRVEIEDAAEADRIFTILMGDRVAPRREFIETYGSKLNLTDLDI
- the miaA gene encoding tRNA (adenosine(37)-N6)-dimethylallyltransferase MiaA; this translates as MTKLIVICGATATGKSGLALNLAMRLGSVILSADSRQVYREFDIGTAKPTLAEQKAVPHYLIDICTPRETMTVADYQEQAQALINSLPVSPLLLVGGTGLYIRSIVQGMKIPRVAPNYELRSQLESLGQTTLYGILQQVDPVAAQKIHPHDPVRTLRAVEVFYVTGIPISAQQGENPPDYPILQIGLDCEMERLSERIHKRTEQMIADGLVGEVEYLCQKYGADLPLLNTLGYQEIKQYLAGEISLEAAKELIVLHTRQFAKRQRTWFRAYPQIEWFNADDADLLDIVWQRIQQ
- a CDS encoding WG repeat-containing protein, translating into MIGYILRRRYKIIKQLGSGGFGETYLAEYPQDLPVSPQYKCVVKRLTRPQTPDLDTEERFKREAAILFRLGKEHNQIPELYDFFEENREFYLVQEYIDGHDLSYEMEQGKPWSEADVIQLLQEILEVLDFVHQNNVIHRDIKPLNLMRRYSDNKIVLIDFGIVKEISALGVNAQGKISSTVPIGTRGYMPSEQFHGHPKLCSDIYAVGMTAIQALTGLPPQELHIDPDKLEVIWREKAQVSNILADILTKMVRYHSKLRYTDASAVLEALKQTQFSLQTSANSPKLKVSNQSQLLLLLLKPIQIADKYGYIDQSGQVIIQPQFNEAHNFAEELACVQFDNKKYGYIDLSGRVVIEAQFHEAWSFSEGLAVVQIGDKYGYIDKNGTLVIQAQFDYAHDFRNGRAMVEIGKQKYHINKMGNFIKIIGMLFQNQMK
- the glcD gene encoding glycolate oxidase subunit GlcD, whose protein sequence is MLTQDQDQKQRNWKPIIKAFEAVLGTNGVVQRREELITYECDGLTSYRQRPAVAVLPRTTEQVAAVVKICNQYAVPFIARGSGTGLSGGALPSEDSVLIVTSLMRQILNVDLDNQRIVVQPGVINSWVTQTVSGAGFYYAPDPSSQIICSIGGNVAENSGGVHCLKYGVTTNHVLGLKIVTPEGEIVDLGGQIPEAPGYDLTGIFVGSEGTLGIATEITLRILKSAESICVLLADFTSVEAAGATVSDIISAGIIPGGMEMMDNVSINAVEDVVATNCYPRDATAILLVEIDGLDVEVAVNKQRVTDICQQNGARSVTSASDPETRLKLWKGRKAAFAAAGHLSPDYYVQDGVIPRTQLPYVLQEIEALSQKFGYPIANVFHAGDGNLHPLILFDNSISGALEKVEELGGEILKLCVRVGGSISGEHGIGADKKCYMPDMFSDVDLETMQWIRQVFNPQGLANPGKIFPTPRTCGEAANAIKNQHFEGVERF
- a CDS encoding glycoside hydrolase family 10 protein — translated: MTRLAKLFFSYLLFIQLILYLTGLSIPSFSNYEQKSNLPTTTEIRGVWLTNVASGVLFVPWGINRAIDQLSALNFNTIYPVVWNRGYTFYKSGTAKSVTGADTQPLLNFVHGGQDVLAKIVALAKPKNLSVIPWFEYGFMAPPDSVIAKRHPEWLTNGQGGVVSISEMLPEESDTDPTNKLVWLNPLHPEVQQFILSLITEVVTNYHIDGIQIDDHFGMPVQFGYDPYTTELYQKEHQGKSPPRNHFDGEWMKWRANKITRFMTQVSQVVKEIKPNVKVSLSPNSQAFAYRYYLQDWASWIKTGLVDELILQVYRNDKSSFVYELEQPAVKLARTQIPVAIGISTGTLRSPVKIEQIREQVQAVRDRSFFGISFFYWESLWGYITPESPPYRRQIFQQMFTAKAARPLAPVRESKRQGEG